A genomic segment from Juglans regia cultivar Chandler chromosome 14, Walnut 2.0, whole genome shotgun sequence encodes:
- the LOC109013003 gene encoding E3 ubiquitin-protein ligase SDIR1-like isoform X1, with the protein MNFVFRGSRADIENGFGGFIPEPPAVRIHTARSVNTNSLAFLVTAVILLFMILNSRQMSPNLLLWLVVGVFLMATSLRMYAACQRLQAQARAHAAAASGLLGHTELQLHMPPSIALATRGRLQGLRLQLALLDHEFDDLDYDTLRALDSDNTSTTPSMSDEDINALPVHKYRAAGSQNSSLQLESSSSGLAETKQDSRKADGRIKGPEDELTCSICLEQVNKGELVRSLPCLHQFHANCIDPWLRQQGTCPVCKLRVGSGWQDIGESESDGSYMV; encoded by the exons atgaattttgtttttcgaGGTAGTAGAGCAGATATTGAAAATGGATTTGGAGGATTTATTCCTGAACCACCTGCAGTG CGTATTCATACCGCTCGATCTGTTAATACCAACTCACTTGCTTTTCTTGTGACAG CAGTTATTTTACTTTTCATGATTTTGAACTCACGTCAGATGTCACCAAACCTTTTG CTCTGGCTTGTTGTGGGTGTCTTTTTGATGGCCACAAGCCTGAGGATGTATGCTGCTTGTCAACGACTTCAAGCTCAGGCCAGGGCTCATGCAGCAGCAGCAAGTGGCTTGCTTGGTCATACTGAACTGCAGCTGCACATGCCACCCTCAATAGCTTTGGCAACTAGAGGACGATTACAAGGACTAAGACTCCAGCTTGCACTTCTTGACCACGAGTTTGATGACCtag ATTATGATACTCTCAGAGCACTGGACTCTGATAATACTTCCACAACTCCTTCGATGAGTGATGAAGATATAAATGCATTACCAGTTCACAAATACCGGGCTGCTGGCTCTCAGAA CTCATCACTTCAACTGGAGTCATCTTCTTCAGGCCTGGCtgag ACTAAACAAGACTCTAGAAAGGCAGATGGGAGGATAAAGGGCCCTGAAGATGAACTGACATGCAGCATTTGCTTGGAGCAAGTTAATAAGGGGGAGCTTGTTCGCAGCTTGCCATGTTTGCATCAG TTTCATGCCAATTGCATTGATCCATGGCTGCGGCAACAAGGCACATGCCCTGTTTGTAAATTAAGGGTGGGATCTGGATGGCAGGATATCGGCGAGAGCGAATCAGATGGTTCATACATGGTCTAG
- the LOC109013003 gene encoding E3 ubiquitin-protein ligase SDIR1-like isoform X2, translating to MNFVFRGSRADIENGFGGFIPEPPAVRIHTARSVNTNSLAFLVTVILLFMILNSRQMSPNLLLWLVVGVFLMATSLRMYAACQRLQAQARAHAAAASGLLGHTELQLHMPPSIALATRGRLQGLRLQLALLDHEFDDLDYDTLRALDSDNTSTTPSMSDEDINALPVHKYRAAGSQNSSLQLESSSSGLAETKQDSRKADGRIKGPEDELTCSICLEQVNKGELVRSLPCLHQFHANCIDPWLRQQGTCPVCKLRVGSGWQDIGESESDGSYMV from the exons atgaattttgtttttcgaGGTAGTAGAGCAGATATTGAAAATGGATTTGGAGGATTTATTCCTGAACCACCTGCAGTG CGTATTCATACCGCTCGATCTGTTAATACCAACTCACTTGCTTTTCTTGTGACAG TTATTTTACTTTTCATGATTTTGAACTCACGTCAGATGTCACCAAACCTTTTG CTCTGGCTTGTTGTGGGTGTCTTTTTGATGGCCACAAGCCTGAGGATGTATGCTGCTTGTCAACGACTTCAAGCTCAGGCCAGGGCTCATGCAGCAGCAGCAAGTGGCTTGCTTGGTCATACTGAACTGCAGCTGCACATGCCACCCTCAATAGCTTTGGCAACTAGAGGACGATTACAAGGACTAAGACTCCAGCTTGCACTTCTTGACCACGAGTTTGATGACCtag ATTATGATACTCTCAGAGCACTGGACTCTGATAATACTTCCACAACTCCTTCGATGAGTGATGAAGATATAAATGCATTACCAGTTCACAAATACCGGGCTGCTGGCTCTCAGAA CTCATCACTTCAACTGGAGTCATCTTCTTCAGGCCTGGCtgag ACTAAACAAGACTCTAGAAAGGCAGATGGGAGGATAAAGGGCCCTGAAGATGAACTGACATGCAGCATTTGCTTGGAGCAAGTTAATAAGGGGGAGCTTGTTCGCAGCTTGCCATGTTTGCATCAG TTTCATGCCAATTGCATTGATCCATGGCTGCGGCAACAAGGCACATGCCCTGTTTGTAAATTAAGGGTGGGATCTGGATGGCAGGATATCGGCGAGAGCGAATCAGATGGTTCATACATGGTCTAG
- the LOC118344555 gene encoding uncharacterized protein LOC118344555, translated as MVFGKTNSIIKELEDRIETLDYRLQVSFNDEDDKDLLKSKLDLITWRERENTRLAHLTKKSWLKDGDQNFKFFHALLNAKNHKRVQNMSLSDGTVLTTPAEIHRYAVDYFQNFLGQSATCVLPNLNNLVSPIMTNEENMAIGRDPTIEDVKDALFTIPIESSPGPNGFGSDFFTVCWGLVKDDLLATIQDFF; from the coding sequence ATGGTCTTTGGTAAGACTAACTCTATTATCAAAGAATTAGAGGACCGTATTGAGACCCTCGATTACCGTCTTCAAGTTTCCTTTAATGATGAGGATGATAAGGACCTCTTAAAATCCAAGTTGGATCTAATAActtggagggagagagagaatactAGGCTTGCTCACCTGACAAAAAAGAGCTGGCTCAAAGATGGGgaccaaaatttcaaattttttcatgctcTCCTGAATGCCAAAAACCATAAAAGAGTGCAGAATATGAGCTTGTCTGATGGGACTGTTTTAACTACCCCTGCTGAAATTCATAGATATGCGGTTGActatttccaaaattttttgGGTCAGTCTGCCACTTGTGTTCTACCGAACCTGAACAACCTGGTCTCCCCTATTATGACTAATGAGGAGAACATGGCCATTGGCAGAGACCCTACCATAGAGGATGTTAAGGATGCCCTCTTTACCATTCCCATTGAAAGTAGTCCCGGGCCTAATGGCTTCGGCTCTGATTTTTTCACAGTCTGTTGGGGTCTGGTTAAAGATGACCTTCTTGCTACCATTCAGGATTTTTTCTAG